The Verrucomicrobiia bacterium sequence GAGTTTGGTGGTGCCGAAGGAAAATGCGGAAGTGTCCCCATTTGTGACGGCTCTGAAGGAAGGGCGGGATATCGTCGGTGTGCAGGCGACTTTGTTGGTTCAGGGAGGTGCGGACATCAATGTGACTGTGCGGGGATTTCCGGTGAGGGACAACGACAAGGTGGTGGGTTCGGTGGTGGTTTGTGAGAAAAGCTAGGTTGGACGTTTGAACGGGGTGGAGCTAATATGGAGAGAATGAAAGTGGCGTTCAAAGAATGGGCAGTGGTGGTAGATGCCTTGGGTAGCGGTGAGCAGATCATCATTCTGCGCAAGGGCGGGATCAGCGAAGGGCGGGGTGGTTTTCAGGTGGAACATCCGCGATTCGTTTTTTGGCCCACGCTGTTTCATCAGCAGCGGGACAATGTGATTACATCGGCGCAAAAACGTTTTGATGAAATCGCGCCGGGTTTGCCTTCACCTGAAATCTTGCGGCTGGAGTACTTTGCTGAAGTGGCGCATTGGGAGCGATTGGAGTCGTTGGAGGCGGCGAAACGGTTGCAGGGCCAGCATATCTGGCGAGAGGAAGTGATCGCCGAGCGGTTTGACTGGGGCAAACAGAAGGCGATATTTGCCCTGGCGGTGAGGGTACATCGGCTGGCGCAGCGGATTGAATTGCCCGTACGCCCCGAATATGGCGGCTGCAAATCATGGATTGAACTGGTGGAGGATATCTCCACGGACGGTTCCCAACCGGTGCTTACAGAGGCGGCTTTCGCCGAAAAGTTGAAGCGATTCAAGCAGGCTTTGGAAACGGTTTCAGCCTAGGCCAATATTTTTCAATCCCGTGAAAAAACTGCCACAGATCATCCTGGCTTCCGGTTCGCCCCGGCGTTCCTCGCTGATGCGGCTGTTGAGGGTCGATTTCTCGGTCGTGGTCTCCAAGGCGGAAGAATGTGATGCGTCTCATTTCACGCCGCATGAGGTTTGTCAGTTGAATGCGCATCGCAAGGCAAGGGCGGTGGCCAAACATCACCCTGATGCCCTGGTCATCGGTGCGGATACAGAGGTGGCTTTGGATACGGAGATTTTCGGCAAGCCGGGCGACAAGAAGAAGGCTGAAGAGATGCTTTTGAGGTTGGAGGGGAAGACTCATGAAGTGGTGACGGGAGTGTGTCTTTTGCAATTACGCAATCATCAGGAACGCCTTTTCACGGTCAGCACGCGGGTGAAGTTTCACCCTCTTAACCGCAAACAGGTGCGAGAATATTTGAAAGACATCAATCCAATGGACAAGGCGGGTGCTTATGCCATTCAGGAGCATGGAGAATTGTTAGTGGAATCGATCGATGGCTCGCTGACCAATGTGGTGGGATTACCGGTGGAGGCATTGCGGGAAGAGCTGGCGAAGTGGTCAGGCAAGGTCTTGGCTGGGGGATGGAGAGAATGATAGGGCCGATTGACCGGAAAGCGGGGTCAATTTTTGCAAACCCCTGATTTTCAGGACATCAAGCGGGGAAAAATGGCCCGGGAGGAGTACGACATTGTTTGACATCTCCGGAGGAAACTGGCATTTAACGAACCCGTGATTCGCACACGCTCAGCCATCGCATCCGCAGGTTTCGGGAGTTACTCCCAGACTGCAGGAGGATTGGGAAACAAAGTGGTTAAAATAGAGGGGCGCTCACGCTGAACATGTCCACTCACCCGCCAGAGGAAGAGTATAAATATTGGGCGTTCATCAGCTACAGCCACGCCGATCAGGCATGGGCGGACTGGCTGCATAAATCGCTGGAAACCTATGGTGTGCCGAAGGTTCTGGTGGGTCGCACCTCCAAGGTAGGTGTCGTTCCCAAGCGGGCATACCCCATTTTCCGCGATCGTGATGAACTGCCAAGTTCGGCTGACTTGGGCGAGAAGTTGACCCAAGCGCTGATGCAATCGCGCTTTCTTATCGTAGTCTGCTCCCCGCGCGCCGTGGCTTCCCGGTGGGTGAATGAGGAGATCAAGTCCTTCAAATCCATTGGTCGCGAAGACCGGGTGTTGTGTCTCATCGTCGATGGTGAACCTTACGCTTCCGAGCATCCTGAGTTGGGCCTGGAAGAGTGCTTCCCGGAACCGGTGCGTTACAAGGTGGATGCGAACAAGCGCATCACTGAGGAACGCACGGAACCGATCGCGGCGGATGCGCGACGCGGCAAGGATGGTCGTGAGAATGCGAAGTTGAAGTTGCTCGCCGGCATGTTCGGCGTGAACTTCAGCGACCTGAAGCAGCGTGATGCAGAGCGCCGCCATCGCCGCATGCAACTCGCGATGGTGGTCGTCATGCTGGTGATGTGCGGCTTCCTGGTGCTGGCTGGTCAGGCTATTTTGGCGAAGAAGGAAGCAGAAGGGAATCTCGTCCAGGCGAAGATTCAGGAACAACGCGCCAACGAGGAGCGGCAGAAGGCTGACCGTGCGCGTGAGATGGCGGAGAAGGCCCGTAACGACGCGGTGAACGCCCTGAAGAGCGAAGAAATCCAACGCAAAGCGGCAGAGGCGGCGAATGAAGCGGAAAAACTGGCCAAGAGTGAGGCTGAAAAGTCCGCCAAGCTCGCCACCGAGCGCCTTGCCGAAACCGAGATAGCGCGTCGCGAGGAAAAGAAACAGCGCGAGGCTGCAGACGCGGCCAAGCAGGCTGCGGAAGAAGCGGCGACAGTCGCCCAACGGGCGCGTGATGCTGCCCAGGAAAGCGAGCGCAAAGTTTCCCGCGCCTTGTCCGTTTCGTACTTCGTCGAAGCCAGCCGTCTCATCGGGGACAACCGCCAGCCGCAAGGCATGGCCTATCTCTCCCGCTCTCTGAATCTGGATGCAGACAATGCTTCGGCGCAGGCGCGGGTGTTGTCCCTGTTGGCGAACCAGAACTGGCCCTTGCCCCGCTATGGAATTTTGAAGCACGAAGCTCCGGTGCAGATGACCCGTTTCAGCCCGGATGCCAAGAAATTGCTGACCGTGGCGGGCAATGATGTCCTGGTCTGGGATGCCAGCGGCAAAGAACCCAAATTGCTGAAAACGCTCAAGCATTCCAAGCCGGTGCGTTACGCCGCTTACAGCCCGGACGGCAAGCTGTTCATCACCACCGCGGATGATGGCAAGGCGCAGCTCTGGAATGCGGACGATGAATCGAAGGTAGGCCCCGCTTTGGATCACAAAGATTGGGTATATGCGGCACAGTTCAGCGCGGACAGCAAACTGGTCATCACGGCCTCTCATGATAAGAGCGCACGTGTCTGGCACACAGCGACGGGGCAGCCGGCCACGGATTACTTACGGCAGAGCGGGTCCGTCCGCTGGGCATCTTTAAGTGGCGATGGTAAATTCGCGGTGACGACATCGGACAGCACGGCACAGGTCTGGGACGTGGCGAAAGGCCAGCCCTATGGTCCCGCACTGACCCATGATGGCGGGGTCTATTATGCGGCTTTCAGCCCGGATGGGAAATTCATCGCCACCGCATCTGGTGACAAGACCGCGAAGATATGGGGCATGAGCAACACCAACGCGGCCCAGGTGTTAAAGCATAACGACTGGGTAAATCAGGTGAAGTTCAGTCCTGACGGGCGCTATGCGGTGACCTGTTCAAGCGATGGGACCGCCAAAGTCTGGGAAGTGCCGACAGGCAAGCAACTCGGCCAGACGATCCAGCACGGGGCGGCCATCAACATGGTGGCCATCAGCCCCAACGTGCGGATGATCGCCACGGCGTCGGCAGACCGCACGGCCCGATTGTGGGATCTCAAGACGGGCCTGCCGCTCAGCGAACCGATGGAACTGAACGGCGAGGTGAAGTGGGTGGATTTCAGTTACGACGGCCTTTGGCTCAGCGTTGCGGGTGCGGATGGTTCGGTGCGTGTTTGGAGCGCGGTTGACCGGCGGCCCCTTTCACTCGCGCTCAACCACGACACCTCGCTGTTTCAAGCCGTTTACAACCGGGCGGGTGACCGTGTGCTGACGGTGGCTGATGACCGGACGGTGAGGGTTTGGGACACAGCCACGGGCCAGCTCATCGGCACGCCGATGAAGCACGATTATCGTGTGACCACGGCGATCTTCAGTCCCGATGGGAAGTTTGTGGCAACGGCATCAGACCGTTATGCACGAGTTTGGAAATCGGATACAGGGGAAGTCGTGGGACAGCCGATGATGCATGACCGTCAGGTGAACACGGTCGCTTTTCGGAATGACGGGGTGGTGCTTTTGACGGCATCCGAGGATGCCACGGCGAAACTTTGGAATGCGGCGGACGGAAAGCAGATCGGTGCCACCATGCAGCATGACCGGGCCATCCGCATGGCTTCGTTCAGCTCCGATGGCAAGCTGGTGCTGACGGCCTCGGCTGACAAGACGGCAAAAGTCTGGAATGCCGCCACCGGCCAGCCCAAGGGTGCTGTGTTCTCGCACAAAGGCGAGTTGCGGGCCGCAGTGTTCAGCCCTGATGGACGCATGGTGGCTACGGCCTCAGATGACCGTACGGCGCGGGTTTGGCTGACAGACAGCGGAGAAGCGCTTACGCCGGAGTTGCGGCATGATGCACCCGTGAACGCGGTGGCTTTCAGCACCAAGCAACGGTTTGTGGTGACAGTCTCTGATGACCGCACAGCCCGTGTCTGGACCGCCGATGCAGGCAAGCCGGCAGCGGAACCTTTGCGGCATGATTCGGAAGTCAAGGCCGTGAGTTTCAGCTCCAATGGATATTTCCTGGTCACCGTTTCGAAATCTAACGCCGCCATGGTATGGGACACGGCCAGTTGGAAGCCCGTGGCAGAACCGCTTCAGCATGGCGGTCTGGTGCGTGATGCAGGATTCAGCCAGGATGGACGGTTCATCGTGACTGCTTCCGAGGACAAAACCGCGCGTCTCTGGCTAGTGGCCCTGCCGGGCACAGTGCCCGAGTGGTTCCGCCAGTTGACCGAAGGTGTGGCCGGTTATCAATTGGGTGAGGAAGGTGGTGCCAATGCATTGCCTGACTCGGCAGTCAGCATCGCAACCGTGCGGAACGCGATCAGTAATGCTCCAGCGGAAGATAT is a genomic window containing:
- a CDS encoding TIR domain-containing protein, with the translated sequence MSTHPPEEEYKYWAFISYSHADQAWADWLHKSLETYGVPKVLVGRTSKVGVVPKRAYPIFRDRDELPSSADLGEKLTQALMQSRFLIVVCSPRAVASRWVNEEIKSFKSIGREDRVLCLIVDGEPYASEHPELGLEECFPEPVRYKVDANKRITEERTEPIAADARRGKDGRENAKLKLLAGMFGVNFSDLKQRDAERRHRRMQLAMVVVMLVMCGFLVLAGQAILAKKEAEGNLVQAKIQEQRANEERQKADRAREMAEKARNDAVNALKSEEIQRKAAEAANEAEKLAKSEAEKSAKLATERLAETEIARREEKKQREAADAAKQAAEEAATVAQRARDAAQESERKVSRALSVSYFVEASRLIGDNRQPQGMAYLSRSLNLDADNASAQARVLSLLANQNWPLPRYGILKHEAPVQMTRFSPDAKKLLTVAGNDVLVWDASGKEPKLLKTLKHSKPVRYAAYSPDGKLFITTADDGKAQLWNADDESKVGPALDHKDWVYAAQFSADSKLVITASHDKSARVWHTATGQPATDYLRQSGSVRWASLSGDGKFAVTTSDSTAQVWDVAKGQPYGPALTHDGGVYYAAFSPDGKFIATASGDKTAKIWGMSNTNAAQVLKHNDWVNQVKFSPDGRYAVTCSSDGTAKVWEVPTGKQLGQTIQHGAAINMVAISPNVRMIATASADRTARLWDLKTGLPLSEPMELNGEVKWVDFSYDGLWLSVAGADGSVRVWSAVDRRPLSLALNHDTSLFQAVYNRAGDRVLTVADDRTVRVWDTATGQLIGTPMKHDYRVTTAIFSPDGKFVATASDRYARVWKSDTGEVVGQPMMHDRQVNTVAFRNDGVVLLTASEDATAKLWNAADGKQIGATMQHDRAIRMASFSSDGKLVLTASADKTAKVWNAATGQPKGAVFSHKGELRAAVFSPDGRMVATASDDRTARVWLTDSGEALTPELRHDAPVNAVAFSTKQRFVVTVSDDRTARVWTADAGKPAAEPLRHDSEVKAVSFSSNGYFLVTVSKSNAAMVWDTASWKPVAEPLQHGGLVRDAGFSQDGRFIVTASEDKTARLWLVALPGTVPEWFRQLTEGVAGYQLGEEGGANALPDSAVSIATVRNAISNAPAEDMFANWAKWYLSEPVDRSVMAFAKLPTRDYLAQRLAADDAAIDNVLLVQPNNALALARYGRNLKDAGAADYFTSLAVKYEPQNPEALWLRAGVLQAANQFEPAYELMSKAMSVDPRATAVIGKEGAEIDLRNRDNNLSRGWLPKGWVDRNRTLAMSVEYTKLPEGPTAGTTALGIKTTGSVTVQSQLAGPRFVVRNRERQTVRIWAKSDKNTSFLLSARSFLDPNERAFDLNIRPTDKWQEFKVTVTPQKDFAGEVLLLIPGDGSVQIGGIQVTKE
- a CDS encoding Maf family protein translates to MKKLPQIILASGSPRRSSLMRLLRVDFSVVVSKAEECDASHFTPHEVCQLNAHRKARAVAKHHPDALVIGADTEVALDTEIFGKPGDKKKAEEMLLRLEGKTHEVVTGVCLLQLRNHQERLFTVSTRVKFHPLNRKQVREYLKDINPMDKAGAYAIQEHGELLVESIDGSLTNVVGLPVEALREELAKWSGKVLAGGWRE
- a CDS encoding DUF1802 family protein, whose product is MERMKVAFKEWAVVVDALGSGEQIIILRKGGISEGRGGFQVEHPRFVFWPTLFHQQRDNVITSAQKRFDEIAPGLPSPEILRLEYFAEVAHWERLESLEAAKRLQGQHIWREEVIAERFDWGKQKAIFALAVRVHRLAQRIELPVRPEYGGCKSWIELVEDISTDGSQPVLTEAAFAEKLKRFKQALETVSA